The Etheostoma cragini isolate CJK2018 chromosome 5, CSU_Ecrag_1.0, whole genome shotgun sequence genome contains a region encoding:
- the prr16 gene encoding protein Largen, with protein MSGSPNAEAEGVVSKVKVKKEIKTIVENLETILGDLKDVAKELKEVVHDIDTLTCDLQLEEDGLTDSSKTDTLNSSSSSTTTTTTASSLEKMKLFPDDCMFRPPALIDPVPVNPLALLTVLKKPRPPLPPPRLTPLRAEDHNIKNLPHPTLVLSGNISKGTASLMRNGGGFPLKPNRDLFSSTPCFISNDTGITDSSLVPTLPRPMPLLHHEKNKCPKVTGRESRERERVRFSEKVQYHGYCPDCDLQYDVDDTELHLQAELNDLRLSPVHFCSSISPPPPHALPHELMLENGSLSVNHSFQLTANTPPPCVPPHPPSPKPQKTILRKSTTTTV; from the exons ATGTCAGGATCACCTAATGCAGAGGCTGAAGGAGTAGTCTCcaaagtaaaagtgaaaaaggaGATCAAGACAATCGTGGAGAATTTGGAAACCATCCTGGGGGACCTTAAGGATGTGGCCAAAGAGCTAAAAGAG GTTGTTCATGACATTGACACCCTGACTTGTGAcctgcagctggaggaggaTGGCCTGACAGACAGCTCGAAGACGGACACTCTCAACTCCAGCTCAAgttccaccaccaccactaccacAGCTTCCAGCCTGGAGAAAATGAAGCTCTTTCCTGATGATTGCATGTTCAGACCACCTGCGCTCATCGACCCGGTCCCTGTCAACCCTCTTGCACTTCTGACTGTACTCAAGAAACCCCGTCCTCCGCTACCGCCACCCAGACTTACCCCTCTGAGAGCCGAGGATCACAACATTAAGAATCTGCCTCATCCAACATTGGTGTTATCAGGGAATATATCCAAGGGTACCGCGTCTCTAATGAGGAATGGCGGGGGGTTTCCATTGAAACCAAACAGGGATTTATTCTCCTCCACGCCATGTTTCATTTCTAATGACACTGGAATCACTGATTCCAGTCTTGTTCCCACATTACCCAGGCCCATGCCCCTTCTCCACCATGAAAAGAACAAATGCCCCAAAGTTACTGGCAGGGAGTCTCGTGAGAGGGAGCGTGTGCGTTTCAGTGAGAAGGTCCAGTACCACGGCTACTGCCCAGACTGTGACCTCCAATACGATGTGGACGACACAGAACTACACTTACAGGCTGAGCTGAACGACCTGAGGCTCAGCCCAGTGCATTTCTGCTCTTCcatctcccctcctcctcctcatgctCTTCCACATGAACTTATGTTGGAAAATGGCAGCCTCTCGGTCAACCACAGTTTCCAGCTTACAGCAAACACACCTCCACCTTGTGTGCCTCCTCACCCCCCTTCTCCCAAGCCCCAAAAAACAATCCTACGCAAATCAACCACTACCACGGTCTGA
- the hsd17b4 gene encoding peroxisomal multifunctional enzyme type 2 isoform X2: protein MSLSFEGRVVLVTGAGGGLGREYALAFAERGASVVVNDLGADTKGGGKSSAAADNVVEEIRAKGGKAVANYDSVEDGEKLIQSALDAFGRIDVVVNNAGILRDRSFARTSDLDWDLIQRVHLRGSFLVTRAAWNHMKNQKFGRIIMTASAAGIYGNFGQANYSAAKLGMLGLANTLAIEGRKYNIHCNTIAPVAGSRLTETVMPPDLVASLKPEYVAPMVLWLCHEQCQDSGALFEVGAGWIGKLRWERSQGCIVRQKNQPMTPEAVRDRWDKICDFTDATKPTSVQESLQSVVDVLSRVESEEEVSANPTAAAASASGINPTEAVGQKLPPSTFTFTHTQCILYALGVGMSTKDPDHLRFLYEGHEDFSCLPTFGVITSQAAMMDGGLSSIPGLNIDFTQVLHGEQYLELYKPLPTSGTLTSECTIADVLDKGSGAVILLDVNTYSGDELICYNQFSVFVVGAGGFGGKRTSEKTRAPLPPPKRAPDAVVIDSTTRDQAALYRLSGDWNPLHIDPSFAAMGGFKAPILHGLCSFGFAARHVLKQYAGNDPSRFKAIKVRFAKPVMPGQSLQTEMWKEGNRIHLQCKVKETDAVVLAGAYVDLHGTSEASPENPPQGGDLQSELVFAEIGRRIKDIGSEMVKKVNAVFSWEITKAGKNPAAQWTIDLKNGSGSLHRGPYSGKADVTFTVSDEDFMEVVQGKLNPQKAFFSGKLKVRGNIMLSQKLEVILKDYAKL from the exons ATGTCTTTGTCATTCGAGGGAAGAGTCGTGCTTGTCACCGGCGCTGGAGGAG GCCTTGGCAGGGAATATGCATTAGCGTTTGCTGAAAGAGGAGCCTCAGTTGTAG TGAATGACCTTGGGGCTGACACTAAAGGGGGTGGAAAGAGTTCTGCAGCTGCTGATAACGTGGTGGAGGAGATAAGAGCGAAGGGAGGCAAGGCCGTGGCAAACTATG ATTCTGTAGAAGATGGAGAAAAGTTAATCCAATCAGCACTGGATGCATTCGGAAGAATAG ATGTTGTTGTAAACAATGCGGG GATCCTTCGTGACCGATCATTTGCGAGGACGAGTGATTTGGACTGGG ACCTGATTCAAAGAGTTCACTTGAGGGGCTCTTTCTTGGTGACTCGAGCAGCTTGGAACCACATGAAAAACCAAAAGTTTGGCAG AATCATCATGACGGCTTCAGCTGCAGGCATCTATGGTAACTTCGGCCAGGCCAACTACAGCGCTGCCAAGCTGGGAATGTTGGGTCTGGCAAACACTTTGGCCATTGAGGGACGCAAGTACAACATCCACTGCAACACTATTGCTCCTGTTGCTGGGTCACGCCTCACAGAGACTGTCATGCCCCCAG aCCTTGTGGCGTCTCTGAAGCCTGAGTATGTTGCTCCCATGGTCCTCTGGCTCTGTCATGAACAATGCCAAGACAGTGGAGCACTCTTTGag GTTGGTGCAGGCTGGATTGGTAAAT TGCGCTGGGAGCGCTCTCAGGGCTGCATTGTGAGACAGAAGAACCAACCCATGACTCCTGAGGCTGTCCGGGACCGGTGGGACAAAATCTGTGATTTCACAGATGCCACCAAGCCTACTAGCGTACAAG AGTCTCTGCAGTCCGTTGTGGATGTGCTGTCTCGAGTGGAATCGGAGGAAGAAGTCAGTGCCAATCCAACAGCTGCTGCCGCCTCTGCTTCAGGGATCAATCCT ACTGAGGCAGTGGGACAAAAACTACCACCGAGCACGTTCACCTTCACCCACACCCAGTGTATTCTCTATGCATTGGGGGTCGGCATGTCCACAAAGGACCCAGACCATCTGag ATTCCTGTATGAAGGTCATGAAGACTTCAGCTGTCTCCCCACCTTTGGGGTCATTACTTCCCAGGCAGCCATGATGGATGGTGGGCTGAGCTCAATCCCGGGACTCAACATAGATTTTACTCAG GTATTGCATGGAGAGCAGTATCTGGAGCTTTACAAACCTTTACCAACCTCAG GTACACTTACCTCTGAGTGCACCATAGCAGACGTGTTGGACAAAGGATCTGGAGCTGTCATCCTCTTGGACG TGAACACCTACAGCGGCGACGAGCTGATCTGCTACAACCAGTTTTCGGTGTTTGTGGTCGGAGCTGGAGGGTTTGGAGGGAAAAGAACTTCGGAGAAAACCAGA gCTCCTCTGCCTCCGCCTAAACGGGCACCAGATGCGGTGGTGATTGATTCCACCACAAGAGACCaa GCGGCCTTGTACAGGTTGAGTGGAGACTGGAACCCTCTCCATATAGACCCCAGCTTTGCTGCCATGGGAG GCTTCAAGGCTCCCATCCTGCACGGCTTGTGCTCATTTGGCTTTGCGGCGAGACATGTGCTCAAGCAGTATGCCGGTAACGACCCCTCCAGATTCAAGGCCATCAAG GTTCGCTTTGCAAAGCCGGTGATGCCAGGTCAGTCACTTCAGACTGAGATGTGGAAGGAAGGCAACAGAATTCACCTGCAGTGCAAA GTGAAGGAGACTGATGCTGTTGTGCTAGCTGGGGCCTATGTAGATTTACACGGCACATCAGAGGCTTCTCCGGAAAATCCTCCTCAA GGAGGGGACCTTCAGAGCGAGCTGGTGTTTGCAGAGATCGGCCGTCGGATCAAAGACATTGGCTCAGAGATGGTGAAGAAGGTGAATGCTGTGTTCAGCTGGGAGATCACCAAAGCCGGCAAGAACCCTGCTGCACAGTGGA ccatcGATCTGAAAAACGGCAGCGGCTCCTTGCACAGAGGCCCTTACAGTGGGAAGGCGGATGTGACCTTCACCGTGTCAGATGAAGACTTCATGGAGGTTGTGCAGGGAAAACTCAACCCACAGAAG GCGTTCTTCTCCGGCAAGCTGAAGGTTCGAGGGAATATCATGCTGAGTCAGAAGCTGGAGGTCATCCTGAAAGACTATGCCAAGCTGTGA
- the hsd17b4 gene encoding peroxisomal multifunctional enzyme type 2 isoform X1, with translation MSLYFCRISCPAVKIDILLTANTGQKGLGREYALAFAERGASVVVNDLGADTKGGGKSSAAADNVVEEIRAKGGKAVANYDSVEDGEKLIQSALDAFGRIDVVVNNAGILRDRSFARTSDLDWDLIQRVHLRGSFLVTRAAWNHMKNQKFGRIIMTASAAGIYGNFGQANYSAAKLGMLGLANTLAIEGRKYNIHCNTIAPVAGSRLTETVMPPDLVASLKPEYVAPMVLWLCHEQCQDSGALFEVGAGWIGKLRWERSQGCIVRQKNQPMTPEAVRDRWDKICDFTDATKPTSVQESLQSVVDVLSRVESEEEVSANPTAAAASASGINPTEAVGQKLPPSTFTFTHTQCILYALGVGMSTKDPDHLRFLYEGHEDFSCLPTFGVITSQAAMMDGGLSSIPGLNIDFTQVLHGEQYLELYKPLPTSGTLTSECTIADVLDKGSGAVILLDVNTYSGDELICYNQFSVFVVGAGGFGGKRTSEKTRAPLPPPKRAPDAVVIDSTTRDQAALYRLSGDWNPLHIDPSFAAMGGFKAPILHGLCSFGFAARHVLKQYAGNDPSRFKAIKVRFAKPVMPGQSLQTEMWKEGNRIHLQCKVKETDAVVLAGAYVDLHGTSEASPENPPQGGDLQSELVFAEIGRRIKDIGSEMVKKVNAVFSWEITKAGKNPAAQWTIDLKNGSGSLHRGPYSGKADVTFTVSDEDFMEVVQGKLNPQKAFFSGKLKVRGNIMLSQKLEVILKDYAKL, from the exons ATGAGTCTTTATTTCTGTCGTATTAGCTGCCCAGCAGTTAAAATCGACATCTTGCTAACTGCTAACACTGgccaaaaag GCCTTGGCAGGGAATATGCATTAGCGTTTGCTGAAAGAGGAGCCTCAGTTGTAG TGAATGACCTTGGGGCTGACACTAAAGGGGGTGGAAAGAGTTCTGCAGCTGCTGATAACGTGGTGGAGGAGATAAGAGCGAAGGGAGGCAAGGCCGTGGCAAACTATG ATTCTGTAGAAGATGGAGAAAAGTTAATCCAATCAGCACTGGATGCATTCGGAAGAATAG ATGTTGTTGTAAACAATGCGGG GATCCTTCGTGACCGATCATTTGCGAGGACGAGTGATTTGGACTGGG ACCTGATTCAAAGAGTTCACTTGAGGGGCTCTTTCTTGGTGACTCGAGCAGCTTGGAACCACATGAAAAACCAAAAGTTTGGCAG AATCATCATGACGGCTTCAGCTGCAGGCATCTATGGTAACTTCGGCCAGGCCAACTACAGCGCTGCCAAGCTGGGAATGTTGGGTCTGGCAAACACTTTGGCCATTGAGGGACGCAAGTACAACATCCACTGCAACACTATTGCTCCTGTTGCTGGGTCACGCCTCACAGAGACTGTCATGCCCCCAG aCCTTGTGGCGTCTCTGAAGCCTGAGTATGTTGCTCCCATGGTCCTCTGGCTCTGTCATGAACAATGCCAAGACAGTGGAGCACTCTTTGag GTTGGTGCAGGCTGGATTGGTAAAT TGCGCTGGGAGCGCTCTCAGGGCTGCATTGTGAGACAGAAGAACCAACCCATGACTCCTGAGGCTGTCCGGGACCGGTGGGACAAAATCTGTGATTTCACAGATGCCACCAAGCCTACTAGCGTACAAG AGTCTCTGCAGTCCGTTGTGGATGTGCTGTCTCGAGTGGAATCGGAGGAAGAAGTCAGTGCCAATCCAACAGCTGCTGCCGCCTCTGCTTCAGGGATCAATCCT ACTGAGGCAGTGGGACAAAAACTACCACCGAGCACGTTCACCTTCACCCACACCCAGTGTATTCTCTATGCATTGGGGGTCGGCATGTCCACAAAGGACCCAGACCATCTGag ATTCCTGTATGAAGGTCATGAAGACTTCAGCTGTCTCCCCACCTTTGGGGTCATTACTTCCCAGGCAGCCATGATGGATGGTGGGCTGAGCTCAATCCCGGGACTCAACATAGATTTTACTCAG GTATTGCATGGAGAGCAGTATCTGGAGCTTTACAAACCTTTACCAACCTCAG GTACACTTACCTCTGAGTGCACCATAGCAGACGTGTTGGACAAAGGATCTGGAGCTGTCATCCTCTTGGACG TGAACACCTACAGCGGCGACGAGCTGATCTGCTACAACCAGTTTTCGGTGTTTGTGGTCGGAGCTGGAGGGTTTGGAGGGAAAAGAACTTCGGAGAAAACCAGA gCTCCTCTGCCTCCGCCTAAACGGGCACCAGATGCGGTGGTGATTGATTCCACCACAAGAGACCaa GCGGCCTTGTACAGGTTGAGTGGAGACTGGAACCCTCTCCATATAGACCCCAGCTTTGCTGCCATGGGAG GCTTCAAGGCTCCCATCCTGCACGGCTTGTGCTCATTTGGCTTTGCGGCGAGACATGTGCTCAAGCAGTATGCCGGTAACGACCCCTCCAGATTCAAGGCCATCAAG GTTCGCTTTGCAAAGCCGGTGATGCCAGGTCAGTCACTTCAGACTGAGATGTGGAAGGAAGGCAACAGAATTCACCTGCAGTGCAAA GTGAAGGAGACTGATGCTGTTGTGCTAGCTGGGGCCTATGTAGATTTACACGGCACATCAGAGGCTTCTCCGGAAAATCCTCCTCAA GGAGGGGACCTTCAGAGCGAGCTGGTGTTTGCAGAGATCGGCCGTCGGATCAAAGACATTGGCTCAGAGATGGTGAAGAAGGTGAATGCTGTGTTCAGCTGGGAGATCACCAAAGCCGGCAAGAACCCTGCTGCACAGTGGA ccatcGATCTGAAAAACGGCAGCGGCTCCTTGCACAGAGGCCCTTACAGTGGGAAGGCGGATGTGACCTTCACCGTGTCAGATGAAGACTTCATGGAGGTTGTGCAGGGAAAACTCAACCCACAGAAG GCGTTCTTCTCCGGCAAGCTGAAGGTTCGAGGGAATATCATGCTGAGTCAGAAGCTGGAGGTCATCCTGAAAGACTATGCCAAGCTGTGA